Part of the Phycodurus eques isolate BA_2022a chromosome 3, UOR_Pequ_1.1, whole genome shotgun sequence genome, AACAGAACTGCCGTTCTTTGACGTGTGTGTGGCTAATTTACCGTACCAGGTAAACGTGTATTTTCTTCACATTGTCAACAATTTACGTGCTAATACGACTGAACATGTTTTCTTGTGTCACTTTTAATTCTGCAGATTTCATCGCCATTTGTCTTCAAACTGCTGCTTCACCGACCTTTCTTCAGGTATAAATACTCACTTTCCCATTTTTCAAATCACACTCAGTAATTTGCAGCTCCTGTGTCTGCTTGTCTTGTTCAGGTGTGCCGTGTTAATGTTCCAGAGAGAGTTTGCCATGCGCCTGGTGGCGCCACCTGGAGACAAACTCTACTGCAGGCTGTCCATCAACACTCAGCTTCTGGCTCGCGTGGACCATCTCATGAAAGTACGTGCCCTTGTATTTATCATGACGTTTTACCGAGAAGaaagtgttgttgttgattttcttttttatcagGTAGGGAAGAATAATTTCCGTCCTCCTCCCAAAGTGGAGTCCAGTGTTGTGAGGATAGAGCCaaaaaatcctcctcctccaattAACTTTCAGGtgggattatttatttattaattttttaatttttaggaATACTTGAGACATTTTAACATTGGATGTATCTGTTCGGTTCAGGAGTGGGATGGCCTGGTCAGAATAGCCTTTGTAAGAAAGAATAAAACCCTCAACGCTGCGTTCAAGTGAGTATTTGTGGCAAACGTTTTTACTCCTGAGGGTTCTGTTTGGAATTGTAAACCCTGATCGTGGGATGTAAATAGTGGGTGATTGTTGCAGTGTCACTGACTACTAAATGTGGAGTTTCCAAATacacttttaattttatgaaatgATAGTTTGAGTCCCATTCATGATAAACGGGAGCAAGAACAACAGTGTGAATTGTTCACAATGCTCAACTGTTTGGTAGATCAGAAGATTCACATTGGTTTATTGGATGTCCAGGTCGACCGCAGTCGAGCAGCTCCTGGAGAAGAACTACAGAATCCACTGCTCGGTACACAATGTGGTGGGTCTACCATGAAAATGAGTACAGCAATTGTCTGTGACACACAAGTTGGAACAATAACATCTTCATCCTTACAGGAAGTGCCAGTAGACTTCAGCATCACCAAGAAAATAGGGAGCGTCTTACAGGGAGCAAAATTCAGTGAAAAGAGGGCCAGGTCTATGGACATTGATGACTTTATGGTGTAAGTTGGATACTTCCCCCCCTATCTGTTGAATGCCATTCCTGCAAACCTGGTCTACTGTCTTTGCAATGTCCTGAGAAATTATATCGCTAGCAACTGGATTGTTCTGTtggtcttagaagacgtttcagCTCttatccgagcaggcttcatcagttcatgcaacaaggcttagctAGGgcactagccagtgtttgtgtggaaaaaccATCACTTAACGGGGGGAATCACCTATTTCCAATGCCATCCTTtcgtccattccaaagaaactcaataattctgcctcctTGAACAATAGGTAACTCCACAAACAGGAAGTTTCCACTAGACAACTCTGATGGACTGACAATGGCCTCTCAGCCAGGTGGCTTAACAGCTCCCgcccttttttgcattccaaaataaTTGATTCCATACGTGGTGTGGGGCATGCTTCTaagttggagcataaatagttttCCACACCAACACTGGCTTGTGTGTCcaaagccttgttgcatgatctgatgaagcctgctcggatgagaggcgaaacgaaacgtcttctaagataAACAGAACATTGCAGttgcgattgattcaatgccgtgagaatgaaatgacctggatgaatgagaatattcacaggcgtCTTTATAATTGTTTTGCTATTTTGTTACAAGTCAGAAAGACTTGCAGGAATTATTTTCCAATACCTGCAAAAAATAGAGAACTCTATTCTTATTTTAGAATCATTGGTCAAAAAAGTACATTGTGTTCACTTGATGAATGCATTTCTAATCCATTGCTTTTATTCCTCAGATTGCTTCATGCGTTTAACTCGGCCGGGATCCACTTTTCTTAAAGGTATGGAGGTGAGGAGACACACCAGTGCATGGTGTTCAGCAGCTCAAAGACTACAGAATTTCTTCTGTCTGGAGCCCTATGAGAAATTTTTAtctaattgtaaaatatatatggtatatatatatgtatacacacacacgtcatgAACTCATATTGAGCTTCTTCAGTGTACTATTTAGTGTTATACTGAGCATATATGGGTTTGTATGTCAAGATTATCCTTTAACCTCATCAAAATCTTGAGAAAGCATcctgtaataaaataattgcCCCTTGACAAAACATCTGAGTCAGGATTTAAACTTGGGTTACAGGGAGGGATGGgaattgaaaacttttttttgagAACTGGTTCCCAATAATACGATTCCTAGCAATTGTTTTGCTCGCCTGACAATCCTGCTTATTGATTCCGCTTCCAACACAATGCTcacttgttttcttcttctaaaGAGTCAGCTTTCTATAATGCAAAAGGTATTTTGCAAaaccatatatatttttacagaaCAATCCATATATTGGGAAATTTACCcaccgggggaaaaaaaaacctggattAAAAGAGTTGATAAACTGTCAGGATTAATGAAAAAGGCTCTGCTTTTGACTGTTCTCAGTATCAATTTTAAAAGTTGTATAATTTCGTcataaacatttcattttctcCGGACCAATAAGAGTTGTACTGGACAATTTACTAAGGCACTCCAATATCTTGTAAGGTACTCAAAAACTGCATACATCTTTTTGGTGTCTTGACATACGTATGAGTGCATACTGGATATGATCAACATAATATGCTGTGAAGATTtttaaagagtaaaaaaataaaaaaagtactgcACTATTGGGAAACGAGTCATAGATAATGGAATCAGAATCGCTAAATTCTTATCAATTTCAATCTCTAGTTACTAGTGGGAGGAAGCTACCTTTTTACATGGAATAAACTGTTCTTTACTCACAAATCAGACTTGAATGATTAAGAGGTGCTACTGCTTAGCCAAAATGAACTTGCAGCAATACTCCATGCCGATGTGCCTTGTAGGAATTGCGAGTAGCATTGTGCAGTCAGTCACAAAATGACTTTGATATTTCATGTCAGAATTATTTTACAATACTGAGCATTTCATATACTTTTCAATATAATTCTACTTAACAAAATATGGTTCCGTGCCCTAAAcggctgtttttttaaatgagattttAAACCTTGGCCTCTTGCTACAAAGACTACAATGTAATAGTGTTCTTCACTATACATTTATTGTTAGGTGTTTCCCAGTTGTTTTTATAACAAAGTGTAATGGGTGGGAAATATGTTGAACATCAAGTTTAGAAACTATTGACGCATAGCATGAAATGGCACAAATAGAAGCGTACTACACTTaagtctttttcagggacacaAGAAACATCGTTAGCACAATTGCCTGAGTCACTTTTGGACGTTtttggaaaacatgaaaaaaaaatcaaattcaaCCTTCAGGATCTGGAAatctacaaagaaaaaaaaaaaaaaaaattcaagtcaatCTTAATTTTAATGAAGCACACATCAGTGACTTGTGCTTTTAGGCTAACAATATTTCACTCCGCTGCTTCTTCCGCACAGGTAAAATGTGAGAGGGAAACAGACTGCATATCAAACATGACTATAGAGTGCCAAAAAGCATGAGGATGCCATAACATCATTGCACAAGCAGACTACGTGTTAGCCAGGGCAACCGGAAACCAAACACTGGTTTTGTGTGGCAAAACTCtcccccaaaaacaaatcagTTCAAAAGTACAAACAAGtattaaagaaaataatttaagaaGAATGGTTCGAGTCCTAAACATTCtccatgaagaaaaacaaaaacttatttCCCAAGTTTTCTTTCTAAATTTCCTAACAAGACCAAAGCAACACAGTCTCATGTTTCTATGACGAGTCAGAACAGTTGCGATTGTTTGAGTCTGTTGGGATGGTCAGTCCTTTTATTTGTGCTTTCACAGGCAAACGAACTTTTGTCTAGTGGTTCTCTTCCAACCTCCTCATATTGTCTAAAGAGCACGTGGCCTCTTGGGGTTGATCTGCTTGCTGGCCTTCTCCTCCTCTTGGAGAGCACAGCGGAAAGACTTCACGTTATCTGCACAAAACAAAGCAGGAGAACAGATCAGCGTTGAGGGATTGGATGGAATCCACTTTCGATGTAAGTCTGCCTCGGTCACACCTCGGAGCTCAGTGAGGATGTCTATCTTCTGGTCCAGGATCTTCTCCAGCTGAGTGGCATAAGATTCCACGTCGTAGTCTACTTCCTCTTCTGTCATCTTCAAGAGCTCCTTCTCGTCCTCCAGCCACCTGATGGACTCCTGGAAATAGGAACAGTAGTTTCACTAGCAGTGGAGGACAATCATGAATCATGAAATGAAGCGATTTAAATGCATTGGAAGGAGCCAGAATATTTGGATTTCTTGTGTGGTCTGACCTGGAAAACAGCCCGGTGGTCTTCTAGGACCCGCTCCTCCATTTCCACCAGCTGAGAGACAGCCTCGTGGAAGGAAAAGAGCTGAGGAGACACTTCCTCTTCCTGGTAGATATGGCAATGACAAACCCAGACTAGCTTCACACAAACTAGTACTACAGAAAAGCTACTAGACTTGACACACACAATATAGCATAAAGTAACAATATATTATGCTACTTGCTTGAGTTAAATTAACTATTTtgcacattcttcttcttcttttcctttcggcttgtcccgttaggggtcgccacagcgcgtcatccttttccatgtctcctgcatcctcctctcgaacaccaactgccatcatgtcttccaactgccatcatgtcttccctcacgacatccatcatcCATTCTCTTTGGTCtccctctagctctcttgcctggcagctccatcctcatcatccttcttccaatatactcactatttctcctctggacgtgtccaaacaattgaagtctgcgctctctaactttgtctccaaaacatcgaaccttggctgtccctctgatgagctcatttctaattttatccaacctggtcactccaagagcgaacctcaacatcttcatttccgccacctctagctctgcttcctgttgtctcttcagtgccactgtctctaatccatacatcatggctggcctcactactgttttataaactatTTTGCACATTAACAGAGcttattcattctttttttaagtttggCTTTTGGCACAGGTCTGTGCTcggctgttgtttttgtaaaggcagattttaTTGGTCTAGTATGATAGTTGTCAAATATATGCTGTTCTTTGAGTCATGATGTAACTGTGGCTTATCACcataacatgaatgtttttaatgttttgtaccTTGACCTATCGCAACATTATGAACACTGTACAATTTATCAATAAGATCCACTATCAAAAGTTCAAAAAGCCACAAACCACTTACATTCTGCTCACAGAGCAGTTTGAGGTCATCTCTCTGTGGCGAACTGTTTTGCCATTCTTCCTCTAAAAACTCCAGCTGGGTGACGGCGTGGATGTTGGCACGGCCTCCCTCTGTCACCTGATTGTG contains:
- the dimt1l gene encoding probable dimethyladenosine transferase gives rise to the protein MPKVKAEKKSRQHQEVKNQGIMFNTGMGQHILKNPLVVNSIIEKAALRPTDVVLEVGPGTGNMTVKLLEKAKKVVACEVDCRLVAELQKRVQCTPMQTKLQILVGDVLKTELPFFDVCVANLPYQISSPFVFKLLLHRPFFRCAVLMFQREFAMRLVAPPGDKLYCRLSINTQLLARVDHLMKVGKNNFRPPPKVESSVVRIEPKNPPPPINFQEWDGLVRIAFVRKNKTLNAAFKSTAVEQLLEKNYRIHCSVHNVEVPVDFSITKKIGSVLQGAKFSEKRARSMDIDDFMVLLHAFNSAGIHFS